The nucleotide sequence ttattctttctttaatcaactaatttgagtaaaacaagggcaTTAAATTTTGTTGTATGTGTATTTGTATAGCAGCAGTTTACTTAAAtgcaaaatacaatttgctatttttcttaattatgaaactgttgctatattagttacaattaagactctatagttgctattttgaaaaattttccataaagatttgaatttaaaaataagaaaagattttaaatatataaaaaaagattaattataccagaaatatgatttaaattgatgtgtctctctatTGTATggcaaacgcaaaagtgatgatccatcaaccacttgaaacttctggtggtaaaatatataggtgtttatactaaaatatagtagtatgtttatatttacattattatattaaagtgtgaagaatgtttgaaaagtgatttgaactttttacacttcattaaaaatctcctctatagacaaaatcatttgattttaaataatcaaatgttacacgtaCGATATTAGATCTTTTTCTCacgttcttcttttcttttcactgTAACTTTTTAAGGCTTTCTTAGATTTCCCCCATATTTTTCAGCTGGACACAAATTTGAATTCACAGAAAGACGCACAATTgcaagtttttctttcaactgATCATGTAGCAATTGTTCTGCATTATACTCTTAATGTTTTAACTTTTTAATGAAGCCATATTTTATGTTATCTAAATGCAATCAAAcatctcttattttatttttgacgtTGGTATTGCTTATCTCtatactttttcttttgtctcTATACTTTCTTGTGCACTTACTTCACAATTGTAAAATTTTTTCTTGTGCACTTACTTCACACCTATTTTTAATTGTTAGTTTTTGTGATTTGAGAAAAGAaggtgtttattttattttatttttacagcGTATGGCCATCTCAGACGAGTATAATTTTGGTTTAACTTTTATTaggttagttttttatttgattattattattattatcattttttttttgagtcgAGCATCCATCGAAAATAATCTCTTAGTCCATAAAAGTAATAGTATTAAAATAAAGATAAGTTCTACGTGTACAtatattgtttttgttattgttgttggtgttggagATATCATATGTGGGTTATAGACTGGTATAATGGCTAGGGTCTTATTTGGACATCACTTGCACAATCACCAATATTAAAAAAGGTAGGCATATCATGCTATGATAGTTTTGGttgtattttcattaattctgaagagtgaaaaaaaatatatgtgttGTTTGGCATTGAGTTAAAAAAAACATGTGttatttgaaattgagttattcATCTATAAAATTGTTTCTTCTACAATTTTgatattgtttattttattgtagtcaaaagaaaataaagacaacTAACTTGTAATATATGAATTCGTTATGAGAAAATCTATGTAGTTTTTTTATGCAACATAGAAGGTGAAATAAGTTACACATAAATAACTTGCGAAATTTTTTAACCGTAAGTCAATCAttgtattaattttatacatCAATAACTTATTTTCTGTCCACCTATCAAACATTGTATAAGTTATACATAGTTTAAATACCTAAATAACTTCACTTTATTTAGTAATCAAACAACCCCCGAACATATTTAAGATGTATAATAGTCATCTAAAATGCcctcaattttaattaaaatatagaatGCTAAGAATATAAATAACTCTATGttaaaaagagttatttttagaattaagaattattataatGACTAAATAATTTTTATAGTGTCTAAACTCTAATTGTTGTCAATTCAGACCATCTTGacttataaaaagaattaaatagtataaatataaaCGAGAGATATATTTTTGGACTACATCTAATTTTACTCCTTAATTGTTAGTGCGACACTTATATCCTTCCTCTTTAATTAATTACactttttatcttcaaaattttatgtatatttttaaaattttataattagtcaataatttattttttatatacacttaaaattaattaacatttgatacacgtgcaacgcacttACCTTAAACTAGtttatattaaaagtgtggaggagttttaaaatgttgtttgaacttagtcttcattaaaagtcttcacAACAGACAAAATAGTCATTCACaatttttctcaaataattataatattaaatattgtaaAGTTCctataaattagtataattctTTTGGGATGCTAATCACGACTAATATACATTATAGTACCCTAATTCATTTTGGACTACAATATGTTAGTACAATTTGATACATAATTCTCCAATTTGTATgagattaaatttattatatgaaTCCATGTAGAATAaaaattagtcaaacaaaaatttttttactcgcattattttatattattcatcataaatattttgCGCATTAGACACAATTCGTGACGTAACTGTGCAAAGTTCtccataaatattataattaattttcttttgttctttttttccttttttcaaaaattaagtcaGCAACAACTTCAAAGATATCTAGGGGATCAATATATGCAAAGGCAGGAAAACGAACAAGCTCAAAAGTTCAGGGCTTCTTCCTATATGGCAGAAGTATTTCGGCAGCAGAGAAGTAAAGTGAACTGGATTAAGCTGAGGGATGATAACACCAAATAATTTTACTCCGTGATCAAGTATAAGAAACTTCAACAAGCTATAACTCAGCTAAAAGACAGTGAAGATGTGATACAGCATGACCCTGAGGAGATTGCTAAGATCTTTGTGGAATATTACCAAAAACTCTTGGGGAAAGAGAAGAGGATCAGGAGGAAGTTGAGTCAGAGATTTATCCAAAATGATCATATACCATCAATGGAGCAACAAATAGAGTTGGTGAAACCATACACCAGAAAAGATGTAAAGCAAGCATTGTTTAGTATTGATGGGAACAAGAGCCCGGGACCTGATGGCTATAGCTGTGATTTTTTCAAAAAGGCGTGGGTAGTGATAGGAGAAGATGTGACTACTGTTGTGTTAGAATTTCCATGAAATGGTAAATTGTTGAAACATATCAATGCTACTATGATATCTTTGATTCCTAAAGTAAAGAACCCCCTGATGGCTAGCCAATTTCGGCCTATCTCTTGTTGCAATGTACTATATAAATGCATTTCCAAAGTGTTATGTGTCAGGCTAAGAAAAGATTTATCTGTACTAGTAGCTGAAAATTAGGCTGCATTTGTAGAAGAAGGTCCTTAGTGCACAATGTTCTCATATGCCATGACTTAATGAGGCATTACAATAGAAAACATCACCTAAATGCCTTATGATAATAGGTTTAAAGAAGACATATGATAAAGTGAATTGGAGTTTTGGATTTCCACAATCCTTCATCCACTTGATGGTGCGTTGTGTCACTATAACTAAGTTTTCGGTTAAAGTaaataaagagggatatggataTTTCGAAGGAGGTAGAGAGTTACGGCAAGGAGATCCACTCTCGCCCTTGTTGTTTGTGTTAGTGATGGAGTACCACTCTAGAACACTTAACACAACGAGTGGCCTTCCTGAGTTCAAATTCCGTCCTATGTGTAAGGCTTTGAAACTAACTCATTtaatatttatagatgatttaaTGATATTCTGCAAGGGAGAAATTAATTCTATCAAgagagtagtagaggctttgaaTCACTTCAGCAATGTGATGGGGTTGCAAGAAAATGTGGAAAAAACTAGCATAATCTTGACAGGAATGGATGATGTGAAGAATGCAGAGATTGTGACTTACATTGGTTTCTCAATAGGAAGTCTTCCTATTAGATACCTTGGACTTCCTTTATATTTCAAGAAGTGGAGTAAAAATGGATTGGCACCAACTAGTGAAAAAGATCACTACAAGAATCACCGCTGCTTATTCTAAATAGTTGTCATATGCTGGGAGACTACAAATCATTAATGATGTGTTGTTCTCTATCTATAACTTTTGGGGTCTATTTTAATATTACCTCAGAGTTTGGTAAAGGAGGTTGATAGAAAATGTCGAGATTACTTATGGGAGATCAATGTGGAACACAAGAAGATTGCTCTGGTGTCTTGAAAAAAGATGTGTGTTCCAAAAAAATATGGAGGTCTAAACATAAAGAGCTGTCAACAGTAGAATATAGTAGTTGTAAGAAAATTACTCTGACAACTAGCTGGAAAAAAAGATACCCTTTAGGTTAGATGGGTGCATGGTCTTTATATGAAGAATGTTGTGCATGTTTGGGGGCACATACCACCAGTATATAGCAGTTGGTACTGGAAGAAGCTGAACTCCTTAAAGCGTATAATGCAATAATGGTATCAAGGAGAAGGAGATAAATATTTACTCACTCACAATGGAAAATATTCTGTGTCTACTAGTTATCAAACAATGTTATCGGGACTTGTGAAGTCGCAGGAATCTGAGTTGGTATTAACAAGAGTAATGCAACCAAAACACAGGTTCATATTATGGTTGGCTAGGCAGAATAGACTACTAACAAAAGTGAGCTTATTGAAACTGAACATTTCCGTAGCTGATGCAACTTGTTGTCTTTGTGATGAGGATGTAGTAGAGACTGATATCCATCTCTTTGTTGAATGTAATTGAGCATCTGAAGTAAGACATAGAGTAAAGACATGGTCCAAGCTACCAATCCAACGACTAGGAGTGAAGCAACATATACAGAAGGCATTGGAGGAAACTGAAAAAGGAGATAACCACAGCTTTGTGGGGAGCTATGATCTATAATATTAGGCAGGCTAGAAACTGAAAGTTGTTTAGAAATACTCCGTTAGAAGTAAAGTTTGTTATTACACAGATCCAACAGGATATAAGGACTAGACTAGACATGATACAACGCTCTAAGGGAGCACAGAGATGTAAAGAGTTAGTTCACTGTGTAGTTAGTTGATGTGTTTGCTCTTGATGAGGCTTAGCTGACTTGGGGCACTCTTTCTAGAAGGCGGTCCTTTTAGTCTTATATGttctttttgtgtaaagattCTTTTGTTATCAATGCTAATTTCATAGTTATTACCAAAAAAATTAAGTACTAATACTTTGATTCTGTCAtatatatgaattaaaaaaagaaaagattatttAAAACTACTACTTTACTTTCTATTGTTACATAATATCCCAAATCtcaaaactaattataaatatctcatttttataatttctctctctataattcatatacataacGACCTTCCCATTCATACATTTTTTTGCCTTGTAAAATGACTACAGTCAAGAAGCcacattcaaatcctcaaaattcaattaacattcaaatcctcaaaattcaATTAACAATCTTCTCCAGCAACATTTAAGAATTCCTTCATTAACAATCTTATCAATTCATAGAATTCTTCACTTTGAATCCTCAAAATTCATCTTTTCGAACTCTATTCTTACAATTTCACTGTTTTAACGAAACTGAAAATTTTCATCTTGAAGCAAACACCGCAACGATCCGCTAAAAtggaaattagaattttttttgtagttgTACAATTTAAAAAGTAAATCAGTCAAACAGGATGCCCACAACAGCATACGAAAGTGGTGATTGAAATCTATGGAGTAATTATTAACATTTCTTGAATCTGAAAGGAAAAAACTTGTGTTGTGATTCTCAAAGGAGAGAGTGTATTATTTTTGagtagaaaaaagagaaaagaaaaattaccCAAGGTAGAATGTTTGGTATATGAATATGGTTATTTTgcttaatttttgtatttatatacataattacaAAGTATCAATGGCTACGTATATGTTTGGAGGTAATCGTTCGAGATTTATTGTTATGTATATATGGTGAAACTAATACTGATGTGTTGTTTATTTCAGCACAtatagttatgtatatgttatacaTTAACAGTATTATACATAGCACAATTATTTATCAACCTATATACATAATTCTGTTATGTATATGTGTTGAAACAGACACTGTTGGATTATTgtattttcaaaacatatatattataGAGTTAAGTATATGTTTTGCATTAACAGTGTTATACGTAATACAGTTATGTATATGACTTTGTTAGACAAACTGATCTGTGTTTATTTCAGCCTATATACATGgcattgttatgtatatgaaagaaTACTAGGCATGAATATTAagcattgttttatattttcaagttttgttgcatattaaattaatattgatttgcaATGTATCTTATTATAGGGTATGTAATTCAAATGCAATTGACGAAATCAACCTGGGATTCCTCAATCTCCAATTCTGATCGTTGAAATTGGtttggtgtttcaaaattttaaaattaaaaagttgttaCTGAATTTAAGGGATCCATTAATCACAATTACATAAATATAGCGTTAATTGTGTTATGTATTtaagacaaatattttatttcattaagtATAGTTAACTCAGTTAGTTCAGATACATAAGGAGAAGAAATATATATGATTAGCAacttatgtataaaaatagtgaaagagcaattttaattaagaaaatagaagaaaaaatgattATGATAATTATCTTTCAATATgatgaaatttatgttatttacacttgaaaaaaatatcatatatatgaattAGAATACATAATCTGCAGCCTTTTAGCTGCAATACAACAACAATAGTGCATATGAGTGCTCGTAATTTTCTCTGCCTATAATTTGTATTGCTTTCCTcataacttatttttaattattcatgaggTTGGTCTACTCTATGATTGAAAAATATACTATGTTTCGATGATTATTTTTGTAGCTAGCTCATAACTTCAtgagaaagtttaaaccaagtTACTCAGAATAAATTTTATGCAATATAAAATtcgtatcaaatatttataaacgTGTAAAATACGTTttcataaattaatattatttataaatatcgAATATCATATCGAATATCTAATACCAAAcaaacttaaaatacatatcatatGCTATACCAAATATCATACTAATAAAACTACAATATCACAAATTTTGATTTGCTATACTAATTCGACATATATCCTATCATGCGCCCGCCCGTGTATTTTGTAGTTGGTAGGATTATAGGaagaaagattttcttttatttcttttctgtTTATATAAACCAAAAGGAATACAAATTAATTTAGTACGAGTAAAATACCTTTTGAATAAATGCATGTCATATTGCCATTGTGAACTCATGTTACCACTAATATTCAAATGAGTTAAGCTTGGGTAAATATATAGACAAACATTCCAACAAAATAAACTCCAAGAATAACAGAGTCACAAAAACAACCATCAAAGTTAAGAAACAAAAAGATCAATTTCTGAGTACATTTTGATTCTCACTTATTTCTACGATAGATAGCACGAAGATAAAACGATACAAAATACACGATAACAttcatttttcttaaagaaaaaaaaaaaagcactcaAATAAAAAACCAATTAATTCGATAAATAATGTTGGTTGATTTAGCAGTGTTTAGTGCAGAAGCAACGGCGACGGAAGCCACGGCAATGGCCACCAGTAAAGCCCTCAGTCTGACAAACAGAAGCACAATTGCTCTTCCTTACGCATGGTCCTTTGAACCTGTGGCTTTGGGACTCACACTTCCTTGCCTCAGCCATCTCTGTATAAATTCGACATtcataaaaaacaaatattattaCGGCAcctaaaagataaatattatattaatatatttaacTTTATACTAAGTGAAAAAATATGACAGACGATATGTTATAGTAACAAGCTAAAGTAAATTGTATAATACTACTATAAGATATGGTTACATTGTTGGTGGAGTATATGTAAGTTCAAATCTTAAATAGTCGTAATTACGTACCACTTGTTCCCTTTTTTGGTTTATTGGTGATATTCGAAATTTACTGAAACTTACTAATTGAAATttgcatcatatatatatatatatatatttactgaAACTTACTAATTGAAATttgcatcatatatatatataaatgacagCAGCatgagtttgttatttttttgaaaaaagaattttcaaaaaataccATACAAGATGAAATTAATAGGGCAATTTCGACAAATACTTCCCTATAATATCAAGAATAAACAATGGACCAGTTTTATCACTGCAATAACCTtacttaaatttatttgaattactttcatttttagtcttttttcccccttttatacactttttgatttcaactttccactgacatatttaagaccacaaagttaaagaatatttatatatactcaatttttttttttttactttttaaacttTCTTTCAAGTCAAATTAagccaaataaataaaaatggagggagtatataaaattacaagaaaataccACTGGCAAAAACCAACATCAGCACAAGGAAAATAGTTGCAAGCAATTTCTTGAAGCCAgccatacttttttttttttgtgcgtGTGTGAAGATAGAGATCAGTATGTAGTGGAAATTAAGAGCGATGAGGCAATTAATAGATAGACAGGTCTATATATAGTAGTTGTGTTAGTATATAGACAAGTCTATATGTAATAGTGGGCTAAATGGTAGTATTATTAAACTGTGGGTGGTGGGTAGTTTTACTTTGAATTATCAAGATTCTAGAATAAAGGTATGCATTTAAGttctaattataaaaattatttacacaaacatatatattagTACTATAATTAAGAAACTATAAGTAAATTTATGCTAATTGTGTTTGTTTTTGGATACTCATGATATCCAGGTCAGTTTGTATGCATCTCGACTAATTTTATGAAGTACTTATTATTTTCCAACAGTGTAATTACGAACAACTTTATTCATTAAAACTTGAACATATGAGAATTAAGAAGAAATTGCatggctatttttttttttcttttgcctcCGCTTGAAGTTGAATTTGACTATTACTTTATTAACTACTAGTTCATATCCCTGAGGAGTGCTAGGAAATCTCTGATAATTATTCATTAGTAATGAGTTTAAGTTAATCACCGACAATATAAGAAATTTTCACATTATTGGATCAAGCAATCCATCTTAGTATTGATATCTTGTGAAAGACTTAAAAtgatatttacatatatagtGTTTATAATTTAAGCtttataatatgataaaaatgataagtaatATACTATCACAAATTAAAATCAATTGATgtacaaattttaaaactatCAACATATACCTTAAATCCTAAAGGTTAAAGAAAAACATGTACACCTAATACATTGAATCATGACAACTCAATATGCGCTAATCTTTGCTCTTGTAGCTTTTTGAAAAATCTTTccctattttatcaaaatcttcCTTTATCcccaccaaaaataataaaataactaaaagaaaGACATAAAGAGcttaaaaagaaaaacatgaacGTGTGAATACTTTATAGCCCTACCTTTTTTTTTCCCTGAATGCATGTAAAGGGGTGTGATCGGATCGAAATTCTAGCTAGTTTTTACAAAGTGTGAAATTATCTTATTTggccataaaaaatattttcttaatattgaatcaagggtctatcgaaaacaatatGGACTGTATACatttattcttttcaaatttatcctttccAGACCCTATTTTGTGAAAGTAGACTAGGTATGTTGTTGgaattttacttattttgaaaattaatctttgttcaataattttttaaaattattttcacccGGTATTCGATATCCATTTTAAGACTTAAATAATTCGAATTTGTATCGATAAGTCACGTTTAACTGAAAGGGTAAAAAGCTTCTTACGAAAGACAAGTCCATACCCAAAACTCAAATAATATGAAATCTTTGATTAACACTTCATTTGTAAATACTTGATTGATGTTTTAATATACCTCTTGCAATATTTGTTGCTCGAGAAAAAAAGCACACAAATAGTAAATTTGTATGCAATATTTATTGTCTATTAGAGCAACATAGTCACACTCTGTTGGAGAAACAAAGAGACTGTATGTATATAAAACATATAAGTATATTAGAAATTTTAGAGAGAACTGTTAAAATTAGATTGAGCATAATAGAGAAATTAATCaggaatattaatttattaatttatattagtatattaaaaatatagtgaTCAGTATTTGTTTTGTACGTTTAGACATGGTTCCTTCTTTTAGCTGTTGTTTATACACCTCCAAAAAGTCATAtgattttgtataaaaattttcCCGATCTGCACATTGTATAAAATTTTTCCCGATCTGCTTGAAAATTTTGCTTTCTTGTTCTAGCGTGATGCTCAATGATACAATTGCAAAACCTAAACACATATTTTGCATTTCATATACTCGCATATACGATGATTTTTCTTTGGAAGAAAAGAATTAAATTAGATGTACAAAACAAAATTCCACAATTAAGAATGTAATCTCATTGTCAAATTCTACAAGGAAGTCGATAATCTAATCAATAATAAAATGCTTAAAATCATTGTCACTGTCACCCTCGACGCCTTTACACCATCCTCGATGTCGAAGTCAAGTCTGCATGAATTTTCCCAAAAAAACCTAAACAATAATAAATTTCTAGTGGATTTCAATTTCAGGAATGCTCAAAGTCTTTGATCGGAGCTTAGTTATAGGCCGGCCACACTAGTCCTCATCACAAGGTGAGTAAGAGTACTTAACGTCGATAAAATGGTTTAAGTGTCAAGAGTTTTTTTTGGAAGATTGAATAACCTACAACATTTGTGAGTTAAGCAAAATCTTTCACCCAAATCATAACTTTTTCACCAAAATTTTCGTATTTTGGGCCAATTGATCGAGCTCTTAGCTACAATacgtttttgtttttgtttttgtttcatagaatgagtagtatttttatttttatcttataaaatatttcattttatgaatcaaatttcaattttcttACTATAAGGCCAAgggtttgataaaatatttatcaataccgcatttgtttgaaaaattctccttgatttttcctttttgtttctcAAAACACACAGTGCAATTTTCCAAATTGTTTTCTCATACTTAGCAGTTTGtacttaaatatattttattcatctttaaatCTTAATCCTTACTCCCTTTCTGCAATATTAACTGGTCATCTTACTAAAATTATatgtttcaaataatttgattacttatcaaatcaagaaaaaaataatttttttattttatccttaaaattaaTATACACTTTGAAAGTCCcaacaatatttatttatgtgaCCTCTAAATATTTTTCATAACTTATCTTTAGG is from Capsicum annuum cultivar UCD-10X-F1 chromosome 5, UCD10Xv1.1, whole genome shotgun sequence and encodes:
- the LOC124898733 gene encoding defensin J1-2-like — encoded protein: MAGFKKLLATIFLVLMLVFASEMAEARKCESQSHRFKGPCVRKSNCASVCQTEGFTGGHCRGFRRRCFCTKHC